Below is a window of Geomonas oryzisoli DNA.
TGTTTACGTTTAGCCCATTACCCATGAATAGTGTGGCTACAATCCTGAGACTCAAGAAACTCTGATACAAAACCCGACGAAGTGGCGGTGGTGGCAGTGGCTACGCGCCTGAATCCTTGTAACTCGACCCGTTGATCAAGTTCCAGGTCAGAGTAGGTCTTGATGCAGTTAGGGCGCCACGTGCCCCTCGGAGCGCGTTGCGGAGGTCCATAGAGTGCTGCTAAATCTGGTAATCCTCAACGAAGACGCGCATCTTGCGCGGCCTGGCGTAGACCTGTTCCCCTACCTGCAACCGGAGCCGGTCCGCCTCGTCGCGCGGCAGCTCCGCCTCGATGGTGCGGTCGCTGCCGGAAAGAACAAGGTCAACGCGCACCAGCGGGCCAACCGAGAGGAGGTAGCGGACCTCTGCCTTGATGGCACCGGAACCGTTGGTGTCCCGCTCGATGGCGATGTCGTGCGAGCGAACATAGCCCACGGCAGGGGCATCCTGCGCCGAGGCGTTCTCCGGCGAGGACAGGTCTAGACCCGCCATCTGCGCGGTCCCCTCGTGCACCCTGCCGTGGAAGAGATTGACGCTGCCGAGGAAGTCGTAGACGAAGGGGGTTGCCGGGCGGTCGTACACCTCGGACGGCGTCCCTTCCTGCTCGATGCGCCCCTCGTTCATGACCACGATCCGGTCGGCAACCTCGAGCGCCTCCTCCTGGTCGTGGGTCACGAAGACGCTGGTGACGTGGATCTCGTCGTGCAACCGCCTGAGCCAGCGGCGCAACTCCAGCCTCACCTTGGCATCGAGCGCCCCGAACGGCTCGTCGAGCAAG
It encodes the following:
- a CDS encoding sulfate/molybdate ABC transporter ATP-binding protein, encoding MSIEIQAVSKSFGTFTALKDVSLKVPSGELVALLGPSGSGKTSLLRIIAGLESPDSGRILFDGEEATKRQVQERQVGFVFQHYALFRHMSVFDNIAFGLTVKPKKSRPGKQEIRDKVHNLLKLIQLENLADRYPAQLSGGQRQRVALARALAVEPQVLLLDEPFGALDAKVRLELRRWLRRLHDEIHVTSVFVTHDQEEALEVADRIVVMNEGRIEQEGTPSEVYDRPATPFVYDFLGSVNLFHGRVHEGTAQMAGLDLSSPENASAQDAPAVGYVRSHDIAIERDTNGSGAIKAEVRYLLSVGPLVRVDLVLSGSDRTIEAELPRDEADRLRLQVGEQVYARPRKMRVFVEDYQI